In Flavobacterium sp. WV_118_3, one DNA window encodes the following:
- a CDS encoding ABC transporter ATP-binding protein gives MLHVKNISFGYNEKTIIKNIDFTIEKGQHIAVIGESGCGKSTLLKLIYGLYDLDEGQIFWGETQVLGPKYNLVAGMPFIKYLAQDFDLMPYVTVAENVGKFLSNFYPEEKKQRIQELLEIVEMTEYANVKAKYLSGGQQQRIALARVLALEPEVMLLDEPFSHIDNFRKNALRRNLFAYLKAKKITCIVATHDSTDALSFADETFVLFDGKIVDRGPSTIIYNNPVNKYTASLFGEVNELKLSDIVEVEGEDEVVLLYPHQLRVVESGKMKVLAKQSYYKGSHYLIKGIFDRKVIFFEHDAALENNEEVTLMIS, from the coding sequence ATGCTACACGTAAAAAATATTTCGTTCGGTTATAACGAAAAAACGATAATTAAGAATATCGATTTTACCATTGAAAAGGGACAGCATATTGCGGTTATTGGTGAAAGCGGATGTGGAAAGAGTACCCTTTTAAAACTGATTTACGGTTTATATGATCTGGATGAAGGTCAGATTTTCTGGGGCGAAACCCAGGTACTCGGACCCAAATACAATCTGGTAGCCGGTATGCCGTTTATCAAATACCTCGCTCAGGATTTTGATCTGATGCCGTATGTAACGGTGGCCGAAAATGTCGGGAAGTTTTTATCAAATTTCTACCCGGAGGAAAAGAAACAGCGCATTCAGGAGTTGTTGGAAATTGTGGAAATGACAGAATATGCTAATGTAAAGGCAAAATACCTGAGTGGTGGTCAGCAGCAACGTATCGCGCTGGCAAGGGTATTGGCGTTGGAACCGGAAGTGATGTTGCTGGATGAGCCGTTTAGTCACATTGATAATTTTAGAAAAAATGCACTGCGACGCAATTTGTTTGCCTATTTGAAAGCCAAAAAAATTACCTGTATCGTGGCAACACATGATAGTACGGATGCTTTGTCTTTTGCCGATGAAACCTTTGTGTTATTCGACGGTAAAATTGTAGACCGCGGGCCTTCGACGATCATTTATAATAATCCGGTAAATAAATATACCGCTTCGCTTTTTGGCGAGGTTAACGAACTGAAGTTGTCGGATATCGTAGAAGTCGAAGGAGAAGATGAGGTGGTATTGTTGTATCCGCATCAATTGCGGGTTGTGGAAAGCGGAAAAATGAAAGTACTGGCCAAGCAATCGTATTATAAAGGAAGTCACTATCTGATTAAAGGTATTTTTGACCGAAAAGTGATCTTTTTTGAACACGATGCAGCACTGGAAAACAA